The following proteins are co-located in the Billgrantia tianxiuensis genome:
- a CDS encoding MerR family transcriptional regulator produces MFEVTPRTIRFYEQEGLLAPERRGQTRIYHEKDRVRLKLTLRGKRLGFSLAEIREVIEMYDAMPDGNARQLKRLLEILADKRSNMERQLEDIRLMQRELDDVEMRAREVLERLGQD; encoded by the coding sequence ATGTTCGAGGTGACCCCGCGCACCATCCGCTTCTATGAGCAGGAAGGGCTGTTGGCGCCGGAGCGTCGCGGCCAGACCCGCATCTATCACGAGAAGGATCGGGTTCGTCTCAAGCTGACCCTGCGCGGCAAACGCCTGGGCTTCTCGCTGGCCGAGATCCGCGAGGTCATCGAGATGTACGACGCCATGCCCGACGGCAACGCTCGGCAGCTCAAGCGCCTGCTGGAGATCCTGGCAGACAAGCGCAGCAACATGGAGCGCCAGCTGGAGGACATTCGCCTGATGCAGCGCGAACTCGATGATGTGGAAATGCGCGCCCGCGAGGTGCTCGAGCGCCTCGGCCAGGACTAG
- a CDS encoding acyl-CoA dehydrogenase, with amino-acid sequence MSQITPVTWEDPFRLIDQLDEDERMVLQTAHDYCQDKLMPRVLEANRHERFDREIMNEMGELGLLGATIDGYGCAGMNYVSYGLIAREVERVDSGYRSAMSVQSSLVMYPIHAFGSEAQREKYLPKLATGEWVGAFGLTEPDHGSDPGGMSTRAVRTENGWRLNGTKTWITNSPIADVFVVWARDEEGVVNGFILEKGMKGLSAPKIEGKFSLRASITGQIAMQDVEVSDEQRLPGVTGLKGPFSCLNRARFGIAWGSMGAAEACWHAARQYTLDRKQFGRPLAANQLIQKKLADMQTEIALGLQAALRVGRMIDAGQLVPEAISLIKRNNCGKALDIARVARDMHGGNGIADEYHVIRHMMNLEAVNTYEGTHDVHALILGRAQTGIQAFSG; translated from the coding sequence ATGAGCCAGATCACCCCCGTCACTTGGGAAGACCCATTCCGCCTGATCGACCAGCTCGACGAAGACGAGCGCATGGTCCTGCAAACCGCCCACGACTACTGCCAGGACAAGCTGATGCCGCGCGTGCTCGAGGCCAACCGCCATGAGCGCTTCGACCGTGAGATCATGAACGAGATGGGCGAGTTGGGCCTGCTCGGCGCCACCATTGATGGTTACGGCTGCGCCGGCATGAACTATGTCAGCTATGGCCTGATTGCCCGCGAAGTGGAGCGCGTCGACTCCGGCTACCGCAGTGCCATGAGCGTGCAGTCGAGCCTGGTGATGTATCCCATCCACGCCTTCGGCAGCGAAGCCCAGCGCGAGAAGTACCTGCCCAAGCTGGCCACCGGCGAGTGGGTAGGGGCTTTCGGCCTCACCGAGCCGGACCACGGCTCCGACCCGGGCGGCATGTCCACCCGCGCCGTGCGCACCGAGAACGGCTGGCGCCTCAACGGCACCAAGACCTGGATCACCAACTCGCCCATCGCCGATGTCTTCGTGGTCTGGGCGCGTGACGAGGAAGGCGTGGTCAACGGCTTCATCCTCGAGAAGGGGATGAAGGGGCTCTCGGCGCCCAAGATCGAGGGCAAGTTCAGCCTGCGTGCCTCCATTACCGGGCAGATCGCCATGCAGGACGTGGAAGTCTCCGACGAGCAGCGCCTGCCGGGCGTGACCGGACTCAAGGGACCGTTTTCGTGTTTGAACCGCGCCCGCTTCGGCATCGCCTGGGGCAGCATGGGCGCCGCCGAGGCGTGCTGGCACGCCGCCCGCCAGTACACCCTGGATCGCAAGCAGTTCGGCCGCCCGCTGGCCGCCAATCAGCTGATCCAGAAGAAGCTCGCCGACATGCAGACCGAGATCGCCCTGGGCCTGCAGGCGGCGCTGCGGGTGGGCCGCATGATCGACGCGGGCCAACTGGTGCCGGAGGCGATCTCGCTGATCAAGCGCAACAACTGCGGCAAGGCGCTCGACATCGCCCGCGTCGCCCGCGACATGCACGGCGGTAACGGCATTGCCGACGAGTACCATGTGATTCGCCACATGATGAACCTCGAGGCGGTCAATACCTACGAGGGCACCCATGACGTGCATGCGCTGATCCTGGGTAGGGCGCAGACAGGTATTCAGGCTTTCTCCGGTTGA
- a CDS encoding acyl-CoA dehydrogenase family protein, whose product MDFSLTDDQKALVQAAADFSRAELADHAAEWDATSHFPVDVIRRAGEAGFLGIYIPEERGGLGLSRLDASLIFEQLSQGCISTTAYLTIHNMVAWMVASWGNEALRESWVERLISGECLGCYCLTEPGSGSDAASLRTKAVREGDEYVISGSKMFISGAGANDVLVVMARTGAPDSGAGGVSAILVPADAAGIEYGKNEEKMGWKSQPTRLISFDGVRVPVGNRLGEEGEGFKLAMKGLDGGRLNIASCSLGAAQHALTLSRNYLQERKQFGRELAQFQALQFKLADMATELAAARLMVRHAAWRLDQGDPEATAYCAMAKRFATDMGFSVCNEALQLHGGYGYLREFPLERMVRDTRVHQILEGTNEIMRVIVARRLLADGVIEALQ is encoded by the coding sequence ATGGATTTCTCCCTAACCGACGATCAGAAGGCGCTCGTGCAGGCCGCCGCGGATTTTTCGCGGGCGGAGCTGGCCGACCACGCCGCCGAATGGGACGCCACCTCCCACTTCCCGGTCGATGTCATCCGCCGGGCGGGAGAAGCGGGCTTCCTTGGCATTTACATCCCCGAAGAGCGTGGCGGCCTGGGGCTGTCGCGGCTCGATGCCTCGCTGATCTTCGAGCAGCTCTCTCAGGGCTGCATCTCGACGACCGCCTATCTTACCATCCACAACATGGTGGCCTGGATGGTGGCCAGCTGGGGCAATGAGGCACTGCGCGAAAGCTGGGTCGAGCGTCTGATCAGCGGCGAGTGCCTGGGCTGCTACTGCCTGACCGAGCCGGGTTCCGGTTCGGATGCCGCCAGCCTGCGGACCAAGGCCGTGCGTGAGGGCGACGAGTATGTCATCAGCGGCTCCAAGATGTTCATCTCCGGTGCCGGGGCCAATGACGTGCTGGTGGTCATGGCGCGTACCGGTGCGCCCGACAGCGGGGCCGGGGGAGTGTCGGCGATCCTGGTGCCGGCGGATGCCGCAGGCATCGAGTATGGCAAGAACGAAGAGAAGATGGGTTGGAAGAGCCAGCCCACACGGCTGATCAGCTTCGACGGCGTGCGCGTGCCGGTGGGCAACCGGCTGGGCGAAGAGGGTGAAGGCTTCAAGCTGGCGATGAAGGGGCTTGACGGCGGCCGGCTGAATATCGCCAGCTGTTCGCTGGGCGCCGCTCAGCATGCGCTGACCTTGTCGCGAAATTACCTGCAAGAGCGCAAGCAGTTCGGCCGTGAACTGGCGCAATTCCAGGCGCTGCAGTTCAAGCTGGCCGACATGGCGACCGAACTGGCGGCGGCCCGGCTGATGGTTCGTCACGCCGCCTGGCGCCTCGACCAGGGCGATCCGGAAGCCACGGCCTACTGCGCCATGGCCAAGCGCTTCGCCACCGACATGGGCTTCAGCGTCTGCAACGAGGCGCTGCAGCTGCATGGCGGTTATGGTTACTTGAGGGAGTTTCCCCTGGAGCGCATGGTGCGCGACACCCGCGTGCACCAGATTCTCGAGGGCACCAACGAGATCATGCGTGTGATCGTGGCTCGCCGCCTGCTGGCGGACGGCGTGATCGAAGCGTTGCAATGA
- a CDS encoding MATE family efflux transporter yields the protein MPTSPSTAEGGSRRPMRRELLEGPIALTLLRKCLPVVGGMIAMMSFNLVDTWFIARLGPQPLAAVSFTFPVVFAVISLAIGLGIGTSAVVARLLGRGDHDTVRRRATDAALLALAVGVLLSVLGLTTLEPLFRLLGADAALMPHIRDYMGIWYLGAAAVIVPRVLNSVLRAQGNTLIPGLMMALAALLNGLLDWLLIFGVGPLPALGVQGAALATVLSWSAMTAALFFQRELRECLDLRHLTPSGLMASWRELGRIAVPAAITSVFTPLALALVTRIVAGHGHHAVAGYGVGTRIEAIAQIGVLALSMTLPPLVSQNAGAGQHERVRRAIFGCFAFVLAWQFGVWLLLQLLAPWLMASYATGDEMAEVLRSFLWWVPLGLGAQGVVILAVSSFNALHEPARAMRLSVIRLFLLTVPLAWLGGVLGSTQGIFVGLFLANVLVGLVAWRALRRRLDAMHADASGHAHRG from the coding sequence ATGCCAACGTCGCCTTCCACGGCTGAAGGCGGCTCGCGACGCCCCATGCGGCGTGAGCTGCTCGAAGGTCCCATTGCCCTGACCCTGCTGCGCAAGTGCCTTCCCGTCGTGGGCGGCATGATCGCCATGATGAGCTTCAACCTGGTCGATACCTGGTTCATCGCGCGGCTGGGGCCGCAGCCACTGGCGGCGGTGTCGTTCACGTTTCCCGTCGTGTTCGCGGTGATCAGCCTGGCCATCGGCCTGGGCATCGGCACCTCGGCAGTGGTGGCGCGGCTATTGGGGCGGGGCGATCACGACACGGTGCGGCGAAGGGCGACGGATGCCGCGCTGCTGGCGCTGGCGGTCGGGGTGCTGCTGAGCGTGCTGGGCCTGACCACCCTCGAGCCGCTGTTCCGCCTGCTCGGAGCCGACGCCGCACTGATGCCGCACATCCGCGACTACATGGGCATCTGGTACTTGGGCGCGGCGGCGGTGATCGTGCCAAGAGTGCTCAACAGCGTGCTGCGCGCCCAGGGCAACACCCTGATCCCCGGGCTGATGATGGCACTGGCCGCGCTGCTCAACGGACTGCTCGACTGGCTGCTGATCTTCGGCGTGGGGCCGCTGCCGGCGCTGGGCGTACAGGGCGCAGCCCTGGCTACGGTGCTGAGCTGGAGCGCCATGACCGCGGCGCTGTTCTTCCAGCGCGAGCTGCGCGAGTGTCTCGACCTGCGCCATCTCACACCGAGCGGGTTGATGGCGTCGTGGCGTGAGTTGGGCCGTATTGCCGTGCCGGCGGCGATCACCAGCGTTTTCACGCCGCTGGCCCTGGCGCTGGTCACACGCATCGTCGCCGGGCATGGCCACCATGCGGTGGCGGGCTATGGCGTGGGTACACGCATCGAGGCCATCGCCCAGATCGGCGTGCTGGCGCTTTCGATGACCCTGCCGCCGCTGGTCAGTCAGAACGCCGGGGCTGGGCAGCACGAGCGTGTGCGGCGGGCCATCTTCGGTTGCTTCGCCTTCGTGCTGGCGTGGCAGTTCGGCGTCTGGCTGCTGCTGCAGCTGCTCGCCCCCTGGCTGATGGCCAGCTATGCCACGGGCGACGAGATGGCCGAGGTACTGCGCAGCTTCCTGTGGTGGGTGCCGCTGGGCCTGGGCGCCCAGGGCGTGGTCATTCTGGCGGTGTCGTCTTTCAATGCGCTGCATGAGCCCGCGCGCGCCATGCGTCTCTCGGTGATCCGGCTGTTCCTGCTCACGGTGCCGCTAGCCTGGCTGGGGGGTGTGCTGGGTAGCACCCAGGGCATCTTCGTCGGCTTGTTTCTGGCCAATGTACTGGTGGGGCTGGTGGCGTGGCGCGCGCTTCGCCGGCGGCTCGATGCCATGCATGCGGATGCATCAGGTCACGCTCACAGGGGGTGA
- a CDS encoding CaiB/BaiF CoA transferase family protein yields MSGPLEGITVLDMSRVLAGPWAGQLLADLGARVIKIEHPERGDDTRGWGPPWLAAEDEVERVAAYFLCANRGKQSLAVDVASERGQALIRQLAAGADVMLENFKVGGLAKYGLDYASLKALNPRLIGCSITGFGQDGPYAHRAGYDFMIQAMGGLMSIGGEPEGMPMKTGVAITDVMTGLYATIGVLAALYERVRTGQGRHVDVALLDVQVAALANQALNALVSGVSPERHGNAHPNIVPYQAFACADGHLVLTVGNDAQFSRLAELLGHPEWARDAAYATNAARVGNREQLVSLIQSIFLTRRRDEWLAELEARGIPAGPINTIAEVFDDPQVKHRGMQRSLKRGELDVPQVACPLRFDSEPALSEVAPPRLGQDSDTILAEMGLTADDIARLRREGIVR; encoded by the coding sequence ATGAGTGGACCTCTTGAAGGCATCACGGTGCTCGACATGTCGCGGGTACTGGCCGGCCCTTGGGCCGGCCAACTGCTCGCCGACCTCGGGGCGCGGGTGATCAAGATCGAGCATCCAGAACGCGGTGACGACACTCGCGGCTGGGGGCCGCCATGGCTGGCCGCTGAGGATGAGGTCGAGCGCGTGGCGGCCTACTTCCTGTGCGCCAACCGCGGCAAGCAGTCGCTGGCAGTGGACGTTGCGAGCGAGCGGGGTCAGGCGCTGATCCGCCAGCTCGCCGCCGGTGCCGACGTCATGCTCGAGAACTTCAAGGTCGGCGGCCTGGCCAAGTACGGCCTCGACTACGCCAGCCTGAAGGCGCTCAACCCACGGCTGATCGGTTGTTCCATCACCGGCTTCGGCCAGGATGGCCCCTATGCGCACCGCGCCGGCTACGACTTCATGATCCAGGCCATGGGCGGGCTGATGAGCATCGGCGGCGAGCCGGAAGGCATGCCGATGAAAACCGGCGTGGCCATTACCGACGTGATGACGGGGCTATATGCCACCATCGGCGTGCTGGCGGCACTGTACGAGCGTGTGCGCACCGGGCAAGGGCGGCACGTCGACGTGGCGTTGCTCGACGTGCAGGTAGCGGCGCTCGCCAACCAGGCGCTCAACGCCCTGGTCAGCGGGGTGTCGCCCGAGCGTCACGGCAACGCCCACCCCAACATCGTGCCTTACCAGGCCTTTGCCTGTGCTGATGGGCATCTGGTGCTCACCGTGGGCAACGACGCCCAGTTCTCACGCCTGGCTGAGCTGCTGGGCCATCCTGAGTGGGCCCGGGATGCGGCTTATGCCACCAATGCTGCCCGGGTGGGCAATCGTGAGCAGTTGGTATCTCTGATCCAGTCGATCTTCCTCACCCGTCGGCGCGACGAGTGGCTGGCCGAACTGGAGGCGCGAGGCATTCCCGCCGGGCCGATCAACACCATTGCTGAAGTGTTCGACGACCCTCAAGTGAAACACCGCGGCATGCAGCGTTCGCTCAAGCGTGGCGAACTCGACGTGCCTCAGGTGGCCTGTCCGCTGCGCTTCGACAGCGAGCCTGCACTGAGCGAGGTGGCCCCGCCCCGGCTGGGCCAGGACAGCGACACGATACTCGCCGAGATGGGCCTGACCGCCGACGATATCGCTCGCCTGCGGCGCGAGGGCATCGTGCGCTAG
- a CDS encoding AMP-binding protein, translated as MTRQALQERVPNSYVSGISDTPLKGETIGDCFDATVARFPDGEALLSLHQGLRYTWKELQQAVNQAARAMLALGVKKGDRVGIWSPNCAEWTITQFATAKIGAILVNINPSYRTHELEYALKQSGTSTLILQGKFKTSDYVATLAELAPELRDGAPSTFSCAKLPELKRVVCLDADRALTGMFSWQSMLAHADEVSEEHLADVQATLQFDEPINIQYTSGTTGAPKGATLSHHNILNNGFFVARTMGFSEKDRLVIPVPLYHCFGMVMGNLGCMTHGATMIYPGDGFDPEATLKAVSDEKATALYGVPTMFIAELEHPDFAQYDLSTLRTGIMAGSICPIEVMRKVIDKMHMEDVTICYGMTETSPVSFQTQTDAPLDKRVTTVGTIHPHLEVKLVSPETGAVVPRGETGELCTRGYSVMLGYWNNEEATAKSIDSAGWMHTGDLATMDEEGYVAIVGRIKDMIIRGGENIYPREIEDFLYTHPSISDVQVIGVPDEKYGEEVMAWVKLGEGQKLTADELKEFCKGKIAHYKIPRYVKFVDEFPMTVTGKIQKFKMREEATHELGLA; from the coding sequence ATGACACGCCAAGCACTTCAAGAACGCGTCCCGAACAGTTACGTCAGCGGCATCAGCGATACGCCACTCAAGGGCGAAACCATCGGCGACTGCTTCGACGCGACCGTGGCACGCTTTCCCGATGGCGAGGCCCTGCTCAGCCTGCATCAGGGGCTGCGCTACACCTGGAAAGAGCTGCAGCAGGCGGTGAACCAGGCCGCCCGGGCCATGCTCGCGCTGGGCGTGAAGAAAGGCGACCGGGTTGGCATCTGGTCACCCAACTGCGCCGAATGGACCATCACCCAGTTCGCCACGGCGAAGATCGGCGCCATCCTGGTCAATATCAATCCCAGCTACCGCACCCATGAACTCGAATACGCGCTCAAGCAGTCCGGCACTTCCACGCTGATCCTGCAGGGCAAGTTCAAGACCTCCGACTATGTCGCCACCTTAGCGGAGCTGGCGCCCGAGTTGCGTGACGGCGCACCGTCCACCTTCTCCTGCGCCAAGCTGCCCGAACTCAAGCGCGTGGTATGCCTCGACGCCGACCGCGCCTTGACCGGCATGTTCAGCTGGCAGAGCATGCTGGCCCATGCCGACGAGGTCTCGGAAGAACACCTTGCCGACGTCCAGGCCACGCTGCAGTTCGACGAGCCGATCAACATCCAGTACACCTCGGGCACCACCGGGGCGCCCAAGGGAGCCACCCTCTCCCACCACAACATCCTCAACAACGGTTTCTTCGTCGCCCGCACCATGGGCTTCTCCGAGAAGGACCGCCTGGTGATCCCGGTACCGCTCTACCACTGCTTCGGCATGGTGATGGGCAACCTGGGCTGCATGACCCACGGTGCCACCATGATCTATCCGGGCGACGGCTTCGACCCGGAGGCCACCCTCAAGGCGGTATCGGACGAGAAGGCCACGGCGCTTTACGGCGTGCCGACCATGTTCATCGCCGAGCTGGAACACCCCGACTTTGCCCAGTACGACCTCTCCACCCTGCGCACCGGCATCATGGCGGGCTCGATCTGCCCCATCGAGGTGATGCGCAAGGTCATCGACAAGATGCACATGGAGGACGTGACCATCTGCTACGGGATGACCGAAACCAGCCCGGTCAGCTTCCAGACCCAGACCGACGCCCCGCTGGACAAACGCGTGACCACGGTGGGCACCATCCACCCCCATCTCGAGGTCAAGCTGGTCAGCCCCGAGACCGGTGCGGTGGTGCCCCGCGGCGAGACCGGCGAGCTGTGCACCCGAGGTTACAGCGTGATGCTCGGCTACTGGAACAACGAGGAGGCCACCGCCAAATCCATCGATAGCGCCGGCTGGATGCATACCGGCGATCTCGCCACCATGGACGAAGAAGGCTATGTGGCCATCGTCGGCCGCATCAAGGACATGATCATTCGCGGCGGCGAGAACATCTACCCGCGCGAGATCGAGGACTTCCTCTACACCCACCCATCCATCTCCGACGTCCAGGTGATCGGCGTGCCCGACGAAAAATACGGCGAGGAGGTCATGGCCTGGGTCAAGCTCGGCGAGGGCCAGAAGCTCACTGCCGACGAGCTCAAGGAGTTCTGCAAGGGCAAGATCGCCCACTACAAGATCCCGCGCTACGTGAAGTTCGTCGACGAGTTCCCGATGACCGTCACCGGCAAGATCCAGAAGTTCAAGATGCGCGAGGAAGCCACCCACGAGCTGGGCCTGGCCTGA
- a CDS encoding enoyl-CoA hydratase/isomerase family protein: MTELAVIFDELPTRDGGRIGVATLNSPKSLNALSLEMARQLDAKLEAWAVDRSIVAVWLEGAGEKAFCAGGDVVALYRSMTEEGDDPGAGRDSLFAETYFTTEYRLDYRIHTYPKPILVWGDGIVMGGGLGLMAGASRRLVTETTLIAMPEITIGLYPDIGASWFLNRMPPGVGAYLGITGGQLNARDALDLGLADHFVPRERREALLEALGETDYGTRSPRELQAGVQRVLDELEARDQAPAPQVAPLLDHLQALVGQVDAVAAVARILEDRRDDAWLAANRKRLEAGSPLSAHLVWRMLERHRHTSLADAFREELNLSVQCCRRGDIAEGVRALLIDKDKSPKWQHESVARVPEADLQALLAPLWSEEEHPLRDLGRDKRSQ; the protein is encoded by the coding sequence ATGACGGAGCTAGCGGTCATCTTCGATGAGCTGCCGACCCGCGACGGTGGGCGGATCGGTGTCGCCACCCTCAACTCGCCCAAGTCGCTCAACGCCCTGTCGCTGGAGATGGCGCGACAGCTCGACGCCAAGCTCGAGGCCTGGGCGGTGGACCGCAGTATCGTCGCGGTATGGCTGGAGGGGGCCGGTGAAAAGGCGTTCTGCGCCGGCGGCGACGTGGTAGCGCTGTACCGTTCAATGACCGAGGAGGGCGACGATCCCGGCGCTGGGCGCGACAGCCTCTTTGCCGAGACCTACTTCACCACGGAATATCGCCTCGATTACCGCATTCACACCTATCCCAAGCCGATCCTGGTGTGGGGTGACGGCATCGTCATGGGGGGCGGCCTAGGGCTCATGGCAGGAGCGTCGCGGCGTCTGGTGACGGAGACCACGCTAATCGCCATGCCCGAGATCACCATCGGCCTTTATCCGGACATCGGCGCCAGTTGGTTCCTCAATCGCATGCCGCCGGGCGTTGGCGCCTACCTGGGCATCACCGGGGGCCAGCTCAATGCCCGCGATGCGCTCGACCTGGGGCTGGCCGATCATTTCGTGCCGCGCGAGCGGCGTGAGGCCTTGCTGGAAGCGCTGGGCGAGACCGATTACGGCACGCGCAGCCCCCGCGAACTGCAGGCCGGAGTGCAGCGGGTCCTCGACGAACTCGAGGCGCGCGACCAGGCTCCCGCGCCGCAGGTGGCGCCGCTGCTCGATCATCTTCAGGCGCTGGTCGGACAGGTCGATGCCGTCGCCGCGGTCGCACGTATCCTCGAGGATCGCCGTGACGACGCCTGGCTTGCGGCCAACCGCAAGCGGCTCGAGGCCGGTAGCCCACTAAGCGCCCATCTGGTCTGGCGCATGCTCGAACGACATCGCCACACCAGCCTGGCCGATGCTTTCCGCGAAGAGTTGAACCTCTCGGTGCAGTGCTGCCGGCGGGGCGATATCGCCGAGGGTGTCAGGGCCCTGCTGATCGACAAGGACAAGAGCCCCAAGTGGCAGCACGAAAGCGTTGCTCGCGTTCCCGAGGCGGACCTCCAGGCACTGCTGGCGCCGCTATGGAGCGAGGAGGAGCACCCGCTGCGCGACCTCGGTCGCGACAAGCGGAGTCAGTGA
- the ppsR gene encoding posphoenolpyruvate synthetase regulatory kinase/phosphorylase PpsR, with translation MSRTAFFISDGTGITAESLGRSLLAQFENVDLRMLTKPYIDTIDKARTLVEIIENTAVRDGEQPIIIDTIVDESIREVIRSAPGFKVDIFSTFLKPLEKELGTHSSYTVGRTHSIGQDEVYMDRIHSVHFALDNDDGARTHQYDQADVILVGVSRCGKTPTSLYLALQFGIRAANYPLTEDDLDEDGTLKLPRALAQYRHKLFGLTIDPRRLAAIRHERRPNSRYSSLDQCVQEVEQAEGLYRQMHIPYIDTTRFSVEEISTRMIAETGLTRRFSPR, from the coding sequence ATGTCCCGTACCGCCTTCTTCATCTCCGACGGCACCGGCATCACTGCCGAGAGCCTGGGCCGTAGCCTGCTTGCGCAGTTCGAGAACGTTGACCTGCGCATGCTGACCAAGCCCTACATCGATACCATCGACAAGGCCCGCACCCTGGTCGAGATCATCGAAAACACCGCCGTCCGCGATGGCGAGCAGCCGATCATCATCGACACCATCGTCGATGAGTCCATCCGCGAAGTGATCCGCAGCGCACCGGGCTTCAAGGTGGACATCTTCTCCACCTTCCTCAAGCCACTGGAGAAAGAACTCGGCACCCACTCGAGCTACACCGTGGGCCGCACGCACTCCATCGGTCAGGATGAGGTCTACATGGACCGCATCCACTCGGTCCACTTCGCCCTGGACAACGACGACGGGGCCCGCACCCACCAGTACGACCAGGCCGACGTGATACTGGTCGGCGTGTCGCGCTGCGGCAAGACGCCCACTTCGCTCTACCTGGCCCTGCAGTTCGGCATTCGCGCCGCCAACTATCCGCTCACCGAAGACGATCTCGACGAAGACGGAACCCTGAAGCTGCCTCGCGCCCTCGCCCAATACCGCCACAAGCTGTTCGGGTTGACGATCGACCCGCGCCGGTTGGCCGCGATTCGCCACGAGCGGCGGCCCAATAGCCGCTACAGCTCGCTGGACCAGTGCGTACAGGAAGTGGAACAGGCCGAAGGACTCTACCGCCAGATGCACATTCCCTACATCGACACCACGCGCTTCTCGGTGGAAGAGATCTCGACCCGCATGATTGCCGAGACGGGGCTGACGCGACGCTTCTCGCCGCGCTGA